A region from the Planctomycetia bacterium genome encodes:
- a CDS encoding FAD:protein FMN transferase, producing the protein MGNSLGMWIVGAGLLAASPTADVTRYEFSQVHMGMPFTLILYAPDEAAANRASTAAFERIAELDRTLSDYKPDSELSRLTATAGEGRAVPVGNDLWRVLLASQALSGQSSGAFDITVGPYVKLWRRARRDQQFPSEKRLAEAREQVGYQHLKLDAEQKTAILERPGMRLDPGGIAVGYALDEAGEVLREQGIESFLFDGSGDVLAGDPPPDKSGWSLAIASPLDDTPPSRVLTLANAAATTAGDTMQFVELAGKRFSHIVDPRTGLGLTTRLGVTIVAPDAMTADSLDTAISVLGIEDGTRLLEKYPGAAALFVQVTDDGSVVESETPSFKQYVAPMSINTSP; encoded by the coding sequence GTGGGAAACAGCCTGGGAATGTGGATCGTAGGGGCGGGATTGCTCGCGGCCTCCCCGACGGCGGACGTGACTCGCTACGAGTTTTCGCAGGTCCATATGGGGATGCCGTTTACGCTGATATTGTACGCCCCCGACGAAGCCGCCGCAAACCGGGCCTCCACGGCCGCTTTTGAGCGGATCGCCGAACTGGACCGAACCCTCAGCGACTACAAGCCCGACAGCGAACTTTCGCGACTCACGGCGACCGCCGGAGAGGGTCGCGCCGTTCCCGTCGGCAACGACCTATGGCGGGTGCTGCTGGCCTCCCAGGCGCTCTCGGGGCAATCGTCCGGGGCGTTCGATATCACCGTCGGTCCCTACGTAAAACTCTGGCGGCGCGCCCGACGCGACCAGCAGTTTCCATCGGAAAAACGCCTGGCCGAAGCCCGGGAGCAAGTCGGGTACCAGCACTTGAAACTCGACGCCGAGCAAAAAACGGCGATTCTTGAGCGGCCTGGGATGCGGCTCGATCCCGGCGGCATTGCCGTTGGCTATGCATTGGACGAGGCCGGTGAGGTGCTGCGCGAGCAGGGCATTGAATCGTTTCTCTTCGACGGCAGCGGCGATGTCCTGGCCGGCGATCCGCCGCCGGACAAGTCGGGCTGGTCGCTGGCGATTGCCTCACCATTGGACGACACGCCGCCAAGCCGCGTCCTCACTCTCGCCAACGCCGCGGCGACGACGGCCGGCGACACGATGCAGTTCGTCGAACTGGCCGGCAAGCGCTTCAGCCACATCGTCGACCCGCGCACGGGACTCGGCCTGACCACGCGGCTCGGCGTGACGATCGTGGCGCCGGATGCCATGACCGCCGATAGTCTCGATACGGCCATCAGCGTGCTAGGCATTGAAGACGGAACGCGCTTATTGGAAAAGTACCCCGGCGCCGCGGCGCTGTTCGTCCAAGTGACGGACGACGGCAGCGTGGTGGAAAGCGAAACGCCGAGCTTCAAACAATATGTAGCGCCGATGTCAATCAACACTAGCCCGTAG
- a CDS encoding GTPase domain-containing protein, which produces MTVAYQHWAAEVRRLAQAVMSLAPIAARLGVPHPAEEEWHELLVRKLLPEAQAEPLLIVAVVGGTNIGKSLLFNHLAGENASGVSRLAAGTKHPVCLAPAAWADEAKLAPRFEGFQLRAWTAAEDPLQESAEHLLFWRAGQHVPPRLLLLDTPDIDSDAQVNWQRADHVRQAADVLIAVLTQQKYNDAAVKQFFRKAAAAGKQVIVVFNQCDLSADADYLPLWLNTFASETGAHPELVYAVPYDRQGAEQLNLEFHRLTNSGHPLPDSATSLREELAALRFDAIKIRSFRGALESVLDADRGAPAYLARIHRASDRFVEAAAGLAHEEVARFDWPNLPPQLLVEEIGQWWEPRRPRWVQGIHGFYRGVAGVVTAPIKAGWRVMMGPGEDPLAAFRSRERDAIVRAVERFLDDLERLGAVGNEILKPRIARLLGGHARAALLAHVQEAYDALPAMGQDYREFVAGELNQWAEQNPSALTVMRSLDGASAVGRPAITVALVLSGVAWTGADHALVQAAGGAIAELVKDTLITTTVTGGGEAIVAVAGENAKQAAARLFARLQSGYARLRASWLASLLEQELLGDLLSELRLGAGMTQTPEYRAVQKAIHELAGLTHTGPDTSP; this is translated from the coding sequence ATGACCGTCGCTTATCAGCATTGGGCCGCCGAGGTCCGTCGCCTGGCTCAGGCGGTCATGTCCCTTGCGCCGATCGCCGCAAGGCTCGGCGTGCCCCATCCCGCCGAGGAAGAGTGGCACGAACTCCTCGTGCGGAAGCTTCTGCCGGAGGCCCAGGCCGAGCCGCTCTTGATCGTCGCCGTCGTGGGCGGCACCAATATCGGCAAGTCGCTGCTGTTCAATCATCTGGCGGGCGAGAACGCCAGCGGGGTCAGCCGGCTGGCTGCGGGCACCAAGCATCCGGTCTGTCTCGCGCCGGCGGCTTGGGCGGATGAAGCGAAGCTCGCGCCGCGGTTTGAGGGTTTTCAACTCCGCGCCTGGACGGCGGCCGAAGATCCGCTCCAGGAAAGCGCCGAGCACTTGCTGTTTTGGCGCGCCGGCCAACATGTCCCACCGCGCTTGTTGTTGTTGGATACGCCCGATATCGATTCCGACGCGCAGGTGAATTGGCAGCGCGCCGACCACGTCCGCCAGGCCGCCGACGTGTTGATTGCGGTGCTCACGCAACAGAAATACAACGACGCGGCGGTGAAACAGTTCTTTCGCAAGGCCGCCGCCGCCGGCAAACAAGTGATCGTGGTGTTCAACCAATGCGATCTGTCGGCCGACGCGGACTATCTGCCGCTTTGGCTGAATACCTTCGCCAGCGAGACCGGCGCGCACCCGGAGTTGGTCTACGCCGTCCCGTATGATCGCCAAGGCGCCGAGCAACTCAACCTGGAGTTTCATCGGCTGACGAACTCCGGCCATCCGCTGCCGGACTCGGCGACTTCGTTGCGCGAAGAATTGGCGGCGCTACGCTTCGACGCGATCAAGATTCGCTCGTTTCGCGGCGCACTGGAATCCGTGCTGGACGCAGATCGTGGCGCGCCGGCGTACCTGGCCCGAATTCACCGCGCAAGCGATCGTTTCGTCGAGGCCGCTGCCGGCCTGGCGCACGAGGAAGTCGCGCGCTTCGACTGGCCTAATCTGCCGCCGCAACTGTTGGTCGAGGAAATCGGCCAGTGGTGGGAACCGCGCCGCCCGCGTTGGGTACAGGGCATTCATGGCTTCTATCGTGGCGTGGCGGGCGTGGTCACCGCACCGATCAAGGCCGGCTGGCGCGTGATGATGGGCCCGGGCGAAGACCCGCTCGCCGCCTTTCGCTCGCGCGAGCGCGACGCCATCGTGCGGGCCGTGGAGCGGTTTCTCGACGACCTGGAACGCCTCGGCGCCGTGGGCAACGAGATCCTCAAGCCGCGCATCGCACGCTTGCTCGGCGGGCACGCCCGCGCGGCGCTCCTGGCGCACGTGCAGGAAGCATATGACGCATTGCCGGCGATGGGACAGGACTATCGCGAATTCGTCGCCGGCGAGCTGAATCAATGGGCCGAGCAGAATCCATCGGCGCTGACGGTGATGCGCTCGTTGGACGGCGCTTCGGCGGTCGGCCGGCCGGCCATCACGGTGGCGCTCGTCTTAAGCGGCGTCGCCTGGACCGGCGCCGATCACGCGCTCGTGCAAGCGGCCGGCGGTGCGATCGCCGAATTGGTCAAAGACACGCTCATCACCACTACGGTCACCGGCGGCGGCGAAGCGATCGTCGCCGTCGCCGGCGAAAATGCGAAGCAAGCCGCCGCGCGACTCTTTGCGCGATTGCAATCTGGCTATGCCCGTTTGCGTGCTAGCTGGCTAGCGTCGCTCTTGGAGCAAGAGTTGCTCGGCGATCTTTTATCTGAACTCCGCCTCGGCGCCGGCATGACGCAAACCCCGGAGTATCGTGCAGTGCAGAAAGCAATTCACGAATTGGCTGGTTTGACGCACACTGGCCCCGACACCAGCCCGTAG